One stretch of Pararhodobacter zhoushanensis DNA includes these proteins:
- a CDS encoding efflux RND transporter permease subunit has translation MAQFFIHRPVFAWVLALVTMLAGGLGLSTLPTAQYPEIAPTTVRISGSYPGASAEIVEASVTTVIEDGMTGLDGLQYMTASSSPSRASVTLTFDDSVNPDIAQVQVQNQLQLVSQQLPDVVQQNGVSVSRSTSSILMVVSLTSPDGRYTAHELSDFSARLVEDRILRTDGVGSIQSFAANYAMRIWLDPMRMAQFQVTPSDVTAAVAEQNTNVVVGTLGAAPATYGQQITIPVSAQSQLSTVEEFERILLRVATDGSAVFLGDVARIEIGQESYEFESRYNGYPSTGFAVNLATGANAVAVAEAVRGTMSQLEAALPDGVEVVYPFDTSPFVAESIHQVYVTLGEAVVLVFIVILIFLQSWRATIIPVLAIPVVLLGTFGVLAVAGYSINTLTMFAMVLAIGLLVDDAIVVVENVERVMHEDNLGPVEATEKSMREISSALVGIVLVLSAVFVPMAFMGGSTGVIYRQFSVTIITAMVLSLGVALILTPAMCASLLRPSHRKIAPARWFNTGMDKLTNGFGGSVGWLVRRPLRIVLMLGAVCYGVFILFQDLPGSFLPPEDQGVLMVMIETPTGSTIQQTRTLVEQVETYMLENESESVEAVFSVIGFGFSGMGQSYAMTFVRLRDYADREGLSLNDLTQRANGYFYMTNRAGTVYVLQPPAIPSLGVSSGFNMYLVDQSGQGQEALSAAVGQLMAQAQTDGRVTGVRGSSAPPQTALRLDIDQQRAAAYGLSLREINAMLAVIFSGANVNDFALGNDLRPVIVQGDPEARSQPDDISRWFARNSSGEMVSFGAFSSPSWQQQAQSLSRFDGTRALELSGSATPGLSSGDAMLAMEEMVAGLEGNFGVAWTGLSFQERLSGNQAPILFALSALVVFLSLAALYESWSVPIAVLMTVPIGILGAIAAAMYFGQSNDVYLKVGLLTTIGLASRNAILIVEFAQAQLHQGASLWDAAVTAARLRLRPILMTTFAFALGVLPLALATGAGAGAQNSIGIGVLGGIATSALFGIFVIPVFYVAVVGVARKVSRKGSNA, from the coding sequence ATGGCACAGTTTTTCATTCATCGCCCGGTGTTTGCCTGGGTTCTGGCGCTTGTCACCATGCTGGCAGGCGGTCTTGGCCTGTCCACGCTGCCCACCGCGCAATATCCCGAGATCGCACCGACCACCGTGCGGATCTCGGGCAGTTATCCGGGGGCTTCGGCGGAGATCGTCGAAGCCTCGGTCACCACGGTGATCGAGGATGGCATGACCGGCCTTGACGGTCTGCAATACATGACCGCCAGTTCATCCCCGAGCCGCGCCTCGGTGACGCTGACCTTTGACGATTCCGTCAATCCCGACATCGCGCAGGTTCAGGTTCAGAACCAGTTGCAACTGGTCAGCCAGCAGCTGCCCGATGTGGTGCAGCAGAACGGTGTCTCGGTGTCGCGCTCGACCTCGTCCATTCTGATGGTGGTGTCGCTCACCTCGCCGGACGGGCGCTACACCGCGCATGAGCTGAGCGATTTCTCTGCCCGTCTGGTCGAGGATCGCATCCTGCGCACCGATGGCGTCGGCTCGATCCAGAGCTTTGCGGCGAATTACGCGATGCGGATCTGGCTGGACCCGATGCGCATGGCGCAGTTTCAGGTCACGCCCTCTGACGTGACCGCTGCCGTGGCGGAACAGAACACCAACGTCGTCGTCGGCACGCTGGGGGCTGCGCCTGCAACCTATGGCCAGCAGATCACCATCCCGGTTTCGGCGCAGTCGCAGTTGTCGACGGTTGAAGAGTTCGAGCGGATTCTGCTGCGCGTCGCCACCGATGGCTCGGCGGTGTTTCTGGGCGATGTGGCCCGCATCGAGATCGGGCAGGAAAGCTACGAGTTCGAGTCCCGCTATAACGGCTATCCGTCCACCGGTTTTGCCGTCAATCTGGCGACAGGGGCCAACGCGGTCGCCGTCGCCGAGGCCGTACGCGGCACGATGTCCCAACTGGAGGCGGCGCTGCCCGATGGGGTTGAGGTGGTCTATCCCTTTGACACCTCACCCTTTGTCGCCGAGTCGATCCATCAGGTCTATGTGACGCTCGGCGAAGCCGTGGTGCTGGTGTTTATCGTCATCCTGATCTTCCTGCAAAGCTGGCGGGCGACGATCATTCCGGTGCTGGCGATCCCCGTGGTTCTGTTAGGCACCTTCGGCGTGCTGGCGGTCGCGGGCTATTCGATCAACACCCTGACCATGTTCGCAATGGTGCTGGCCATCGGGTTGCTCGTCGATGACGCCATCGTCGTGGTCGAAAACGTCGAACGCGTCATGCACGAGGATAACCTCGGTCCGGTCGAAGCCACCGAGAAGAGCATGCGCGAGATTTCCTCGGCGCTGGTCGGCATCGTGCTGGTTCTGTCGGCGGTCTTTGTGCCGATGGCCTTCATGGGCGGCTCTACCGGGGTGATCTACCGGCAGTTCTCGGTCACGATCATCACCGCGATGGTCTTGTCGCTGGGCGTCGCGCTGATCCTGACGCCCGCGATGTGCGCCAGCCTGCTGCGCCCCTCGCATCGCAAGATTGCACCGGCGCGCTGGTTCAACACCGGCATGGACAAGCTGACCAACGGCTTTGGCGGGTCGGTTGGCTGGCTGGTGCGCAGGCCCTTGCGGATCGTGCTGATGCTGGGCGCGGTGTGCTACGGCGTCTTTATTCTGTTTCAGGATCTGCCGGGCTCGTTCCTGCCGCCTGAGGATCAGGGCGTGCTGATGGTGATGATCGAAACCCCGACGGGTTCGACCATCCAGCAGACGCGCACGCTGGTCGAGCAGGTCGAAACCTACATGCTGGAAAACGAAAGCGAGAGCGTCGAGGCGGTGTTCTCGGTGATCGGCTTTGGCTTCTCGGGCATGGGGCAGAGCTATGCGATGACCTTCGTTCGCCTGCGCGACTATGCGGATCGTGAAGGCCTTTCGCTGAACGACCTGACCCAGCGCGCCAATGGTTACTTCTACATGACCAACCGTGCGGGCACGGTCTACGTGCTGCAGCCGCCGGCGATTCCGTCGCTGGGTGTGTCGTCGGGCTTCAACATGTATCTGGTCGACCAGAGCGGGCAGGGTCAGGAGGCGCTGAGCGCCGCTGTCGGCCAACTGATGGCGCAAGCGCAGACCGATGGTCGTGTGACCGGTGTGCGCGGCTCGTCCGCGCCGCCGCAAACCGCGCTGCGGCTGGACATCGACCAGCAGCGCGCGGCGGCCTATGGCCTGTCCCTGCGCGAGATCAACGCGATGCTGGCGGTGATCTTCTCAGGCGCCAACGTCAACGATTTCGCCTTGGGCAACGACCTGCGCCCGGTGATCGTGCAAGGCGACCCCGAGGCCCGCTCGCAACCCGACGACATCAGCCGCTGGTTCGCCCGCAACAGCAGCGGCGAGATGGTCTCGTTTGGCGCGTTCTCGTCGCCGTCGTGGCAGCAGCAGGCGCAAAGCCTGTCCCGCTTTGACGGCACCCGCGCGCTGGAACTCAGCGGCTCGGCGACGCCGGGCCTGTCTTCGGGCGATGCGATGCTGGCGATGGAAGAGATGGTTGCCGGGCTTGAAGGCAATTTCGGCGTCGCCTGGACCGGGCTGTCGTTCCAGGAACGGCTGTCGGGCAATCAGGCCCCGATCCTGTTCGCGCTGTCGGCGCTGGTGGTGTTCCTGTCGCTGGCCGCGCTCTATGAAAGCTGGTCGGTGCCCATCGCGGTGCTGATGACCGTGCCGATCGGTATTCTGGGTGCCATCGCGGCGGCGATGTATTTCGGGCAGTCGAATGACGTCTATCTCAAGGTGGGCTTGCTCACGACAATCGGCCTTGCGTCTCGAAACGCGATCCTGATTGTCGAATTCGCGCAGGCACAGCTGCATCAGGGGGCCAGCCTGTGGGATGCGGCCGTTACCGCCGCGCGTCTGCGCCTGCGTCCGATCCTGATGACTACCTTCGCCTTCGCTCTCGGCGTTCTGCCGCTGGCGCTGGCTACCGGGGCAGGGGCAGGGGCGCAGAACTCCATCGGCATCGGGGTTCTGGGCGGTATCGCCACGTCGGCGCTGTTCGGTATCTTCGTGATCCCGGTGTTCTACGTGGCTGTGGTCGGCGTGGCCCGCAAGGTCAGCCGGAAAGGAAGCAACGCATGA
- a CDS encoding efflux transporter outer membrane subunit, with product MIRVSHRSARALGLVSLLALSACAAVGPDPFAAPQIALPTSFDGQAGVTTRATVAPAFWAEYRDPMLSALLSRGLGQSLSILAANERIRAAEAGVRGAAPLSGQLGGETTVARERVGAEGTPSAAANRSSLNAGFVLDIFGGALRVRQGAEADLHAAEARAEVTRQAYVAEVIAAYSSARVAQESLALTRATVASRERTVDITRSRINAGTATQFELAQVQALLELTRSELPTLAARFDAQVYQLSVLLNEPADGLMRQMQRGAPQLRTPATPGTGVPADLLRARPDIRAAEQDMTAAVARVGVATADLLPSVSLIGRVSDVGASNAWGFGPQVSLPIFNQGGLRAARDRRISEARQAEIAWRASVTAAVGGVQTAQSNLRRYRQQVATLNAALSAYDRAYDLAMQSYEGGALPLPDLLEVDRARASTRLTLANARHASALEWAALQIATGAGAQQP from the coding sequence ATGATCCGCGTTTCTCATCGCAGCGCCCGCGCGCTGGGTCTGGTGTCGCTGTTGGCGCTGAGCGCCTGCGCGGCTGTCGGGCCGGACCCGTTCGCCGCGCCGCAGATCGCCTTGCCGACCAGCTTTGACGGTCAGGCGGGGGTGACGACACGGGCTACTGTGGCCCCGGCGTTCTGGGCAGAGTACCGCGATCCGATGCTGTCGGCACTGCTGTCGCGCGGGTTGGGTCAGAGCCTGTCGATCCTCGCCGCGAACGAGCGTATCCGTGCGGCAGAGGCCGGGGTTCGCGGCGCGGCACCCTTGAGCGGACAGCTGGGCGGCGAGACGACGGTGGCACGCGAACGGGTCGGGGCCGAGGGTACGCCCTCGGCGGCGGCCAACCGTTCGTCGCTGAATGCCGGGTTCGTGCTGGACATCTTTGGCGGCGCGCTGCGGGTCCGACAGGGGGCCGAGGCCGATCTGCACGCCGCCGAAGCCCGCGCCGAGGTGACGCGGCAGGCCTATGTCGCCGAGGTGATCGCAGCCTACAGCAGCGCACGGGTAGCACAGGAATCGCTGGCTTTGACCCGCGCTACGGTCGCTTCCCGCGAGCGCACGGTCGACATAACCCGCTCGCGCATCAACGCCGGCACCGCGACCCAGTTCGAGCTGGCGCAGGTGCAGGCATTGCTGGAGCTGACGCGCTCTGAGCTGCCGACGTTGGCGGCGCGTTTTGATGCGCAGGTCTATCAGCTGTCGGTTCTGCTGAACGAACCCGCCGACGGCTTGATGCGCCAAATGCAGCGCGGTGCGCCGCAGTTGCGGACACCGGCCACCCCCGGGACTGGCGTTCCGGCGGATCTGCTGCGCGCGCGCCCCGATATCCGCGCCGCCGAGCAAGACATGACCGCCGCTGTCGCGCGGGTGGGTGTGGCGACGGCGGATCTGTTGCCCTCGGTCAGTTTGATCGGGCGGGTCAGCGATGTCGGTGCCAGCAATGCCTGGGGCTTTGGCCCGCAGGTGTCGCTGCCGATCTTCAATCAGGGCGGCTTGCGCGCCGCCCGTGATCGCCGGATTTCCGAGGCCCGTCAGGCCGAGATCGCCTGGCGGGCGTCGGTCACGGCAGCGGTTGGCGGGGTACAGACCGCGCAGTCCAACTTGCGGCGCTATCGCCAGCAGGTCGCGACGCTGAACGCCGCGCTGTCGGCGTATGACCGGGCGTATGATCTGGCGATGCAAAGCTACGAAGGCGGGGCCTTGCCCTTGCCTGACCTGCTGGAGGTCGACCGCGCACGGGCAAGCACCCGTCTGACGCTTGCCAACGCCCGCCACGCCAGCGCGCTGGAATGGGCCGCGCTGCAGATCGCCACCGGCGCCGGCGCTCAGCAACCCTGA
- a CDS encoding SDR family oxidoreductase has protein sequence MSHKENAAMQGLSDKVAAVTGAASGIGLECARAMLEAGARVVLIDRARDALHACCAELGDQAIPLVVDLSDSAAVAGMMPAILALTGQLDILHANAGAYVGGPVIDGDPDAWDRMLTLNINAVFRCVHAVLPHMIERKTGDILVTSSIAGVVPVVGEPIYTASKHAVQAFVHTLRRQVASAGLRVGAVLPGPVVTALLDDWPRDKLEAELASGGLLEPRDVAEAVLFMLTRPRSVTIRDLVILPQRNDL, from the coding sequence ATGAGTCACAAGGAGAACGCGGCGATGCAGGGGCTTTCGGACAAGGTAGCGGCGGTGACGGGCGCGGCATCGGGGATCGGACTGGAATGCGCGCGCGCGATGCTTGAGGCCGGCGCGCGGGTGGTGCTGATCGACCGCGCGCGGGACGCCCTGCACGCCTGCTGTGCCGAACTGGGCGATCAGGCGATCCCGCTGGTGGTGGACCTGTCCGACAGTGCCGCCGTTGCCGGAATGATGCCCGCCATCCTTGCGCTGACCGGCCAGCTGGACATTCTGCACGCCAATGCCGGGGCCTATGTCGGTGGCCCGGTGATCGACGGCGACCCAGATGCGTGGGACCGGATGCTGACCCTGAACATCAACGCGGTGTTTCGCTGTGTGCATGCGGTGTTGCCGCATATGATCGAGCGCAAGACGGGCGACATTCTGGTGACCAGCTCGATCGCCGGTGTTGTGCCGGTCGTGGGCGAGCCGATCTATACCGCGTCAAAACACGCCGTGCAGGCTTTCGTGCATACCCTGCGCCGTCAGGTGGCAAGCGCGGGTCTGCGGGTCGGCGCGGTGCTGCCCGGCCCGGTGGTCACCGCGCTGCTGGACGACTGGCCGCGCGACAAGCTTGAGGCTGAACTGGCATCCGGCGGATTGCTGGAACCGCGCGACGTGGCCGAAGCGGTCTTGTTCATGCTGACCCGTCCGCGCAGCGTGACGATCAGGGATCTGGTGATCCTGCCACAGCGCAACGACCTGTAA
- a CDS encoding ABC transporter ATP-binding protein: MTDLTLHNLTKNYGAVDVIRGVDLDIKSGEFVVFVGPSGCGKSTLLRMIAGLEDISGGDLTIGGRRCNDLEPRDRGIAMVFQSYALYPHMSVRQNMSFGLSLAGTPKAKINEDVMAAARILKLEPLLDRKPSQLSGGQRQRVAIGRAIVRQPSVFLFDEPLSNLDAALRMDMRMEIARLHKELGATMIYVTHDQVEAMTLADRIVVLEGGRVQQIGAPIDVYKSPANRFVAGFIGSPRMNFLPVSVSAATAETATVSAPSLAPITLPAKGFAAGQSAVLGLRPQYLHRQPAPGMSARVSGQVVLVERLGAETVVNLRTSDDQQVLAVLPQDAAFGAGETVDFHFEPTAAHLFAAEA; this comes from the coding sequence ATGACCGATCTGACCCTGCACAATCTCACCAAGAACTATGGCGCCGTTGACGTGATCCGCGGTGTCGATCTGGACATCAAGAGCGGTGAATTCGTGGTGTTCGTCGGGCCCTCGGGGTGCGGGAAATCCACGCTTTTGCGGATGATCGCCGGGCTTGAAGATATCTCGGGCGGCGATCTGACCATAGGCGGGCGGCGCTGCAACGATCTTGAGCCGCGTGATCGCGGCATTGCCATGGTCTTTCAATCTTACGCGCTCTACCCGCATATGAGCGTGCGGCAGAACATGAGCTTTGGCCTCAGTCTGGCAGGAACCCCCAAGGCCAAGATCAACGAAGACGTCATGGCGGCGGCGCGGATCCTGAAGCTGGAACCCCTCTTGGATCGCAAACCCAGCCAGCTGTCCGGCGGCCAGCGCCAGCGCGTGGCCATCGGGCGTGCCATCGTGCGCCAACCCTCGGTCTTTCTGTTCGACGAGCCGCTTTCCAACCTTGATGCCGCGTTGCGCATGGACATGCGGATGGAGATCGCCCGCCTGCACAAAGAGCTGGGCGCGACCATGATCTATGTGACGCATGATCAGGTCGAGGCGATGACGCTCGCCGACCGTATCGTCGTGCTTGAAGGCGGGCGCGTGCAACAGATCGGCGCGCCGATTGATGTCTATAAATCCCCCGCCAACCGCTTCGTTGCGGGGTTCATCGGCTCACCGCGCATGAATTTCCTGCCGGTCAGCGTCAGTGCTGCCACCGCCGAAACCGCAACCGTATCGGCCCCGTCGCTGGCACCGATCACGCTGCCGGCGAAGGGGTTTGCAGCCGGTCAAAGCGCCGTTCTGGGACTGCGCCCACAATATCTGCACCGCCAGCCCGCGCCCGGCATGTCCGCGCGCGTATCGGGGCAGGTGGTGCTGGTCGAACGTCTGGGGGCCGAAACCGTGGTCAATCTGCGTACCAGCGACGACCAGCAGGTGCTGGCCGTCTTGCCGCAGGATGCCGCCTTTGGTGCTGGCGAGACGGTTGATTTTCACTTTGAACCCACCGCCGCGCATCTGTTCGCGGCGGAGGCATGA
- a CDS encoding FGGY-family carbohydrate kinase, with translation MTARYLLGCDVGTGSVRAGIFDVAGTLVATTSAPIRTWREPGDIAEQSSDDIWRAVATCTRAALAKAALTGADIAGVGFDATCSLVVLGEGGQPLPVGTHGDAARNVILWMDHRATGQAERINATGHRVLDYVGGALSPEMETPKLLWLKENLPQTWQAAQQFMDLADFLTWRATGSLDRSVCTVTCKWTYLAHEDRWDPGYFDTIGLGDLAQEGFARIGTTVVPAGTAQGRGLTQQAADDLGLLAGTPVGAGLIDAHAGGIGSLGGGAENRMAYVMGTSACTMASSAQPRFIPGVWGPYLSAMVPGLWLSEGGQSTAGAAIERVLSLHPAASALQAEAQALGQSLPDLLADRAAASAASLSEAVRLAAGLIVIPDFLGNRAPHADPQARGLIAGLDMAGDADSLRALYVAAVTGLGYGLRQIIAASRAQGAQIDALVISGGAGRHPVVRQLLADATGLPVDIPRSPEPVLLGAAILGATAAGVFADIGAAMTAMSPVDTTVPPATGALATLHAARFAAYETLQRAEAQARAHLAATREGDS, from the coding sequence ATGACGGCCAGGTATCTTCTGGGCTGCGATGTCGGCACCGGCAGCGTTCGGGCGGGGATCTTTGATGTGGCGGGGACGCTGGTCGCGACCACCAGCGCACCGATCCGCACCTGGCGCGAGCCGGGCGATATCGCCGAGCAATCCTCGGACGATATCTGGCGCGCTGTCGCCACCTGCACCCGTGCGGCGCTGGCCAAGGCGGCGCTGACGGGGGCAGATATCGCCGGGGTCGGCTTTGACGCGACCTGTTCGCTGGTCGTGCTGGGCGAGGGCGGTCAGCCCTTGCCCGTGGGCACCCACGGCGACGCGGCGCGCAATGTCATCTTGTGGATGGACCACCGCGCGACCGGACAGGCCGAGCGGATCAACGCCACCGGCCACCGCGTGCTCGATTACGTAGGCGGCGCGCTGTCACCGGAAATGGAAACGCCCAAGCTTTTGTGGCTCAAGGAAAACCTGCCGCAGACATGGCAGGCGGCCCAACAGTTCATGGATCTGGCGGATTTCCTGACATGGCGGGCGACCGGCAGTCTGGACCGCTCGGTCTGCACGGTGACGTGCAAATGGACCTATCTGGCCCATGAAGACCGCTGGGATCCCGGCTATTTCGACACCATCGGCCTGGGCGATCTGGCGCAGGAAGGCTTCGCGCGGATCGGCACGACCGTTGTTCCTGCCGGAACCGCGCAGGGACGCGGCCTGACGCAGCAGGCGGCGGATGATCTGGGTCTGTTGGCGGGCACGCCCGTCGGGGCCGGGCTGATCGACGCCCATGCCGGTGGCATCGGGTCGCTGGGGGGCGGGGCCGAAAACCGCATGGCCTATGTCATGGGCACATCGGCCTGCACCATGGCCTCAAGCGCGCAGCCACGCTTCATTCCCGGCGTCTGGGGGCCATATCTGTCGGCGATGGTGCCGGGTCTGTGGCTGTCCGAAGGCGGACAATCCACCGCAGGTGCGGCAATCGAGCGGGTTCTGTCCCTGCACCCCGCCGCATCCGCGCTTCAGGCCGAGGCGCAGGCACTGGGGCAATCGTTGCCCGATCTGCTGGCCGACCGTGCGGCGGCCAGCGCCGCGTCGCTGTCCGAGGCCGTGCGCCTTGCTGCGGGGCTCATCGTGATCCCGGACTTTCTGGGCAACCGCGCGCCGCACGCCGACCCACAGGCGCGCGGGTTGATTGCCGGGCTGGACATGGCAGGCGACGCTGACAGCCTGCGGGCACTCTATGTCGCTGCCGTCACCGGGCTGGGCTATGGCCTGCGCCAGATCATCGCCGCCAGCCGCGCACAGGGCGCACAGATCGACGCGCTGGTGATCAGCGGCGGTGCCGGGCGTCACCCGGTTGTGCGCCAGCTTCTGGCCGATGCCACGGGCCTGCCCGTCGACATCCCGCGCAGCCCCGAGCCGGTTCTGCTGGGCGCAGCCATCCTGGGTGCGACCGCTGCGGGTGTCTTTGCGGATATCGGTGCTGCCATGACGGCGATGTCGCCCGTCGATACCACCGTTCCCCCCGCGACAGGGGCGCTGGCAACTCTGCATGCGGCCCGGTTTGCGGCCTATGAAACCCTTCAACGCGCCGAGGCTCAGGCCCGCGCCCATCTCGCTGCAACGCGCGAGGGAGACAGCTGA
- a CDS encoding FAD-dependent oxidoreductase, giving the protein MTAPQVRSIEEPARKIPVAAEYDVLVVGGGPSGLTAALAASEDGLRVGLVESRSFVGGNMTIGLPVLGFLGQKGNRIIDGLPEAFIQRLRDERDGASEHRPCPLHMGITLVEPEAVKTVALDMLTEAGVDVLFYTFFAGVVMDGDTIRGIITESKSGRSALLARVVIDCTGDADVAYRAGVPCEKGNAQGGMQPPTLMFCLGGVDTDALRMSIANSPPEARTYLTDFIPAEYFGQNHQFIVVGLRELMAKAKAEMNLTIPNERTIIITGLKKGEVWINMTRVAGTDGTDARSLTKGEIEGRGQIDDIVTYLTNYVPGFEQAYFTKTAPFLGIRETRRIKGQYVMTQDDVLSCRHFDDAIAVASYPIDIHRPEDNGCTLIWCGDCYDIPYRSLVPQKVENLLVAGRSISCTHEAMGAIRVMATCMAMGEAAGRAARISARGNRPPSEIDVADLRRQQLERGVYLRNPDGTRAAAGARHPAS; this is encoded by the coding sequence ATGACCGCTCCTCAGGTCCGCAGCATCGAAGAACCTGCCCGCAAGATCCCCGTCGCCGCCGAGTATGATGTGCTGGTTGTCGGGGGTGGCCCGTCGGGCCTGACCGCCGCTCTGGCCGCGTCCGAGGACGGGCTGCGCGTGGGTCTGGTCGAAAGCCGCAGCTTTGTCGGCGGCAACATGACCATTGGCCTGCCCGTGCTGGGCTTTCTGGGCCAGAAGGGCAATCGCATCATCGACGGTCTGCCCGAGGCGTTCATCCAGCGCCTGCGCGATGAGCGCGACGGCGCCAGCGAACACCGCCCCTGTCCGCTGCACATGGGCATCACGCTGGTCGAACCCGAGGCGGTCAAGACGGTCGCGTTGGATATGCTGACCGAGGCCGGGGTGGACGTGCTGTTCTACACCTTCTTTGCGGGCGTGGTGATGGACGGCGACACCATTCGCGGCATCATCACCGAAAGCAAAAGCGGGCGCAGTGCGTTGCTGGCGCGGGTGGTTATCGACTGCACCGGGGACGCGGATGTGGCGTACCGCGCCGGGGTGCCCTGCGAGAAGGGCAACGCGCAAGGCGGCATGCAGCCGCCGACGCTGATGTTCTGTCTGGGCGGCGTGGACACCGATGCGCTGCGGATGTCGATTGCCAATTCCCCACCCGAGGCGCGCACCTATCTGACAGATTTCATTCCGGCCGAATACTTTGGCCAGAACCACCAGTTCATCGTGGTTGGTCTGCGCGAACTTATGGCCAAGGCCAAGGCCGAGATGAATCTGACCATTCCCAACGAGCGGACGATCATCATCACCGGTCTGAAGAAGGGCGAGGTCTGGATCAACATGACGCGGGTGGCCGGGACCGATGGCACCGATGCCCGCAGCCTGACCAAGGGCGAGATCGAGGGCCGGGGCCAGATCGACGATATCGTCACCTATCTGACCAATTACGTGCCCGGTTTCGAGCAGGCCTATTTCACCAAGACCGCGCCGTTTCTGGGCATCCGCGAGACGCGGCGGATCAAGGGGCAATACGTCATGACGCAGGATGATGTCCTGTCGTGCCGTCACTTCGACGATGCCATCGCTGTCGCCAGCTATCCCATCGACATTCACCGCCCCGAGGATAACGGCTGCACGCTGATCTGGTGCGGCGATTGCTACGATATTCCCTACCGATCCCTGGTGCCGCAGAAAGTGGAAAACCTGCTGGTCGCCGGGCGCAGCATTTCGTGCACGCATGAGGCCATGGGCGCGATCCGCGTCATGGCCACCTGCATGGCGATGGGCGAGGCAGCCGGGCGCGCCGCGCGGATCTCGGCACGCGGAAACCGTCCGCCGTCCGAGATCGACGTGGCCGACCTGCGCCGTCAGCAATTGGAGCGCGGGGTCTATCTGCGCAATCCCGATGGCACCCGCGCCGCTGCGGGCGCGCGGCACCCTGCCTCGTGA
- a CDS encoding ABC transporter substrate-binding protein — protein MKDLRTGLTRRRLLGTAIGGAAAMAAFPSWAQARTLNILSHAVHERVLGTAEGDLLAEWKAANDASLSFTTFDSNPLQDRLFREASLPETEYSVGYLIDNRPTSDIAALFEPLGPLNDANPIEDFGDIAPGLIQGMTVDGNLIGIPVRHATQALFYNEALLEEAGISAPPQTLEELVEQANQLTFTSSAGTPVTGMVLASDLAVFPVMFARAFGGDFITHDFQLVPDRAAMEQGLSVLRGLFEAGALPRSYAATRNDDMVTWMQQGRAAFTVLPFARFAQLNNPEQSNFAGRIKAIPFPGSSTLPAGTPMSAVVEAWAMVIPRNATDKELAWSYIREVASKRVTLGMALNGNGPVRVSSYADPALMQANAVAEIEAAVLADARGAFPPFPEAARAQATMLEEVQLAVLGRKSVTDAVGAIIDRVGPMMPA, from the coding sequence ATGAAAGACCTGAGAACCGGACTAACCCGTCGCCGTCTTCTGGGCACGGCTATCGGAGGGGCGGCAGCCATGGCCGCGTTCCCAAGCTGGGCGCAAGCGCGCACGCTCAACATCCTCAGCCATGCCGTGCACGAGCGCGTGCTGGGCACCGCCGAGGGCGATCTGCTGGCGGAGTGGAAGGCTGCGAATGACGCCAGCCTCAGCTTCACCACCTTCGATTCGAACCCGTTGCAGGACCGGCTCTTCCGTGAGGCCAGCCTGCCCGAAACCGAGTATTCGGTGGGGTATCTGATCGACAACCGCCCGACCTCGGACATTGCGGCGCTGTTCGAGCCGCTCGGCCCGCTGAATGACGCCAATCCGATCGAGGATTTCGGCGACATCGCCCCCGGCTTGATTCAGGGCATGACGGTGGATGGCAATCTGATCGGCATCCCTGTGCGCCACGCCACGCAGGCCCTGTTCTACAACGAGGCGCTGCTGGAAGAAGCGGGCATTTCCGCCCCGCCGCAAACGCTGGAAGAGCTGGTAGAGCAGGCCAATCAACTGACCTTCACCTCTTCTGCCGGGACGCCGGTGACCGGCATGGTGCTGGCCAGCGATCTGGCGGTGTTCCCGGTGATGTTCGCTCGGGCCTTTGGCGGCGATTTCATCACGCATGACTTCCAACTGGTGCCTGACCGCGCCGCGATGGAGCAGGGGCTGTCCGTCCTGCGCGGCCTGTTCGAGGCGGGCGCGCTGCCGCGCAGCTATGCCGCGACGCGCAATGACGACATGGTAACATGGATGCAGCAGGGCCGCGCGGCCTTCACCGTGCTGCCCTTCGCCCGGTTCGCGCAGCTCAACAATCCCGAGCAGAGCAACTTCGCCGGTCGCATCAAGGCGATTCCCTTCCCCGGCTCGTCGACGCTGCCCGCCGGCACGCCGATGTCGGCGGTGGTCGAGGCCTGGGCAATGGTCATTCCGCGCAACGCGACCGACAAGGAACTGGCGTGGTCCTATATCCGCGAAGTTGCCAGCAAGCGCGTGACGCTGGGCATGGCGCTGAACGGCAACGGGCCGGTGCGGGTGTCCAGCTATGCCGATCCCGCGCTGATGCAGGCCAATGCCGTGGCCGAAATCGAAGCCGCTGTGCTGGCCGATGCGCGCGGGGCCTTCCCGCCCTTCCCCGAAGCGGCGCGCGCGCAGGCAACGATGCTGGAAGAAGTTCAGCTTGCCGTGCTGGGCCGCAAGAGCGTGACCGACGCCGTCGGCGCGATCATCGACCGCGTTGGCCCGATGATGCCCGCCTGA